TACTCATGAACCTTGCCGGGCTCCTTGGCCTCGCGCCGCCACTGGGCGTACTTCACGGCCTCGGCGAGCGCCCGGACGGCGCGTTCGGCGGCGGGGTAGGCGGGGATGACAGTGCGGTCGTCCTCCGTCGTCACGGTGCGGTCGTCCGCCTCCGCTGTGGGCAGGCGTTCCGCAGGGGGGGACTGCTCGGCAAAGCCTCCGCTGCCGGGTGCCGGAACGGGGGCGTCAGGGCGAGTACGGGTGGCGGCGGCCAAGGCTTCGGCGAGGCCGCCGAGCTCCACGTGGACGACGGCCACGGGCTTGGCGGGGCAGCCGGCAGCCGCGGCCCGCAGCTCGGTGGCGAGCACCTCGCCTTCGGGTGACGCCGTGGCCCCGTCCTCGCCCACCCAGGGGATGGCGGTGACGATCACCGAGTCGCAGGCATCGTCCGACAAGGCCTCGGCGAGCGCCGCACGGAAGTCCGCCGGGGTCGCCGCCGTGGTGAGGTCCCGCGGAGGGAGGGGCCGAAGCCCGTCGGCGACGCACGCGTCGTACGTGAGAAGGCCGAGCGACTCGGAGTTCCCGAGAATCGCCACCCGCGGCCCGGAGGGCAGCGGCTGCCCGGCGAGGAGCAGTCCCGCGTCCACCATCTCGGTGACGGTGTCGACCCGGATGACCCCCGCCTGGCGGAGCAGCGCCGACACCGTGGCGTGCGGCAGCCGCGTGGCCTGCACCGCGTGCCCCGTTGGCGCGATCCCGCTGTGCCGCGCGCCCTGCACCACGACCAGCGGCTTCGCCGTCGCCGCGCGCCGGGCGAGCCGGGTGAACTTGCGCGGGTTGCCGATGGATTCGAGGTACATCAGGGCGACATCGGTGTCGGGGTCCTCGTACCAGTACTGAAGGACGTCGTTGCCGGACACGTCCGCGCGGTTGCCCGCGCTCACGAAGGTCGACAGGCCCGCGCCACGCCGGTGGAGTCCGGAGAGCAGCGCGATGCCGATCGCGCCGGACTGGGTGAAGAGGCCGATCCTGCCGCGCTCGGGGGGATGCGGGGCCAGCGAGGCGTTGAGCCGTACCTCCGGTGAGGTGTTGATGACCCCAAAGGCGTTCGGGCCGAGGATGCGCGTTCCGTACGACCGCGCCTGGCGCACCAGTTCGCGCTGCCGCTCCCGCCCCTCGGGGCCGCTCTCCGCGTACCCGGCGGAGATCACGACGAGCCCGAGCACCCCGCGCTCACCGCACTCGTCGACGGCTTGCGGCACCCGCTCGGCGGGCACGGTGACGACGGCGAGCTCGACGGTCTCCTCGATGTCGCGCACGGAGCGGTACGCGGGCACCCCGTCGATCTCGCCACCCTCCTCGAACGCGCTGTTCACCGCGTACAGCCGCCCGGTGAAGCCCGCCTCGCGAAGGTTCCGGAGCACGCTGCGCCCCACTCCCCCGGGCGTGCGTCCGACGCCGATCACGGCGACCGACTTCGGCGTGAGCAGCCGCTGCACCGACCGCGCCTCGGCCCGCTGCTCACGCGCGCGCTGCACGGCGAGCGAGCGGTCGGTGGGCTCCAGATCGAATTCGAGACGTACGACGCCGTCCTCGAAGCTGCGCTTCTGCTGGTAGCCCGCATCCGTGAACACCTTGATCATCTTGGTGTTCGCGGGCAGCACCTCGGCGGCGAAGCGGCGGATGCCGCGCTCCCTGGCGACGGCGGCGATGTGTTCGAGGAGGGTGGAGGCGACGCCCCTGCCCTGGTGGGCGTCCTGCACGAGGAAGGCGACCTCGGCCTCGTCGGCGGGCGCGCTCGCGGACATGCCGCGCGAGTCGATGCGGTCGAAGCGCACGGTGGCGATGAACTCGCCGCCCACGGTGGCCGCGAGGCCCACCCGGTCCACCTGGTCGTGATGGGTGAAGCGGTGCACGTCCTTGGCGGACAGGCGGGGGTAGGGGGCGAAGAAGCGGTAGTACTTCGACTCGTCCGAGACCTGTTCATAGAAGCTGACCAGGCGGTCCGCGTCCTCGGCCGTGATCGGCCTGATCCGTGCGGTGCCTCCGTCACGCAGGACGACATCGGCTTCCCAGTGGGAGGGGTATGCGTGCCGGTCCGACGGGGTCTGCATGGGCCCAGGGTACGGGTCGCGGGGGCGCGTCGGCCGGGGCACGCTAGGAGACGTCGAAGGGCGGGACGAGGACCCGAGGCGGGAGGACGTACGGTCGACGGAGCAGGGACCTACGGCCGCCGCCGTACGGACCACCGGTCGGCGCCGTACGGACCATCGGCCGGCGGAGCACTCGTGGCGGCATGAGACACTGGTCTAGACAAGTGTGAGACACCTGGAAGGGCAGCAACACATGGCTGAGCGCCGCGTCAACGTCGGCTGGGCCGAGGGCCTTCACGCCCGACCCGCCTCCATCTTCGTCCGCGCGGCCACCGCCGCCGGCGTCCCCGTGACGATCGCCAAGGCTGACGGCAACCCCGTGAACGCCGCCTCCATGCTCGCGGTGCTCGGTCTGGGCGCGCAGGGCGGCGAGGAGATCGTGCTCGCCTCCGACGCCGAGGGCGCGGACGCCGCTCTCGACCGTCTGGCGAAGCTGGTCGCGGACGGCCTCGAGGAACTCCCCGAGACCGTCTAGTAAAGACTGGTACTCATACGCCGAAGGGCCCGCCCCAAATAGGGGCGGGCCCTTCGGCGTTTCTGGTTCCGCTTGCCGGATATCAGTCGTCGACATTGAATTCGGGCAGCAGAAATAATCCCCCGCCGAATAACTCTTCTTTGTATACGGCGCCTCTGTTAATGCCGCAGGCCCACTGCGTTTACGGGATGTTGCGAACCCCTCACACCGGGGATGCCGCGGCCCTGCACGAAGCGCGGCCGGTGCGCGGAGGTGGTCCGTTCCGTGTGCTGCGCGGTGAGCGCGCGGGCCCGCTCCGCGTCGCCGCGCGCCACCGCGTCGACGATCGCGGCATGCTCGGCCCAGGCCTCGGCGGGCGCCGCCGACGTCTCCACCACGTACATCCAGGCGATCTTGTGCCGGAGCTGGGTGAGCAGTGCCGTGAGGCCCGGACTGCCGCCTGCCTGGGCGAGCGTCTCGTGGAACCAGCCGCCGAGTGAGCGCAGATCCTCGCTCCGGCCGTGCCGCGACCGCTCCTGGCCGAGCCTGACAAGGCCGCGCAGGACCTTCAGGTGCGCCTCCGTGCGGCGCTGTGCGGCGCGGGCGGCGCCCAGCGGCTCCAGGAGCGCGCGGATCTCCAGGAGGTCGGCGGCCTCCTCCTCGGTCGGTTCCGCCACGCACGCGCCCGCGTGCCTGCGCGTGACGACGAAGCCCTCGGCCTCCAGGGTGCGCAGGGCCTCGCGCACGGGGACGCGGGAGACTCCGTAGCGGCGCGCGAGCAGTTCCTCGGTGAGCCGGCCGCCCCGTTCGTAGACACCGGAGACGATGTCGTCCCGGATGGCCGTGCATACCGAGTGCGCGGGAATGCGCATGACTGACCTCCGCCTTAATCCCCGCGAAACGCGGTCGATCGACGCCTGTTCTGTGACTCTATTGCAGAGCCGCCGAATTTCCGACGGTCGGCCGAAATCCAGGGATACTTTTGGCCAAAGGCGATAGGGGCACGAGGAACGCGGAACGGCGAAAGCCCCGGCTCTCGACGAGCCGGGGCTTTCGGTGAATCAGGTGCGCTTCGCGCGACCGCCGGGGATCAGACGTCCGGGAATCAGACGTTGACGCCGTGCGAGCGGAGGTACGAGATCGGGTCGATGTCCGTGCCGTACTCCTCGCCGGTGCGGGCCTCGAAGTGGAGGTGCGGGCCGCTGGAGTTGCCCGTGGAGCCGGAGAGGCCGATCTGCTGGCCCGGCGTGACCGCCTGACCGACCGTGACACCGAGGGACGACATGTGGCCGTACTGGGTGTACGTGCCGTCGTTCATCTTGATGACCACGTTGTTGCCGTAGGCGCCGCCCCAGCCGGCCTCGACGACGGTGCCGGAACCGACCGCGTGGACCGAGGTACCGGACGCGGCGTGGAAGTCGATGCCGGTGTGGCTGCCGGAGGACCACATGGCGCCGCCGGTCTGGTAGCCCGTGGAGACGTACGAGCCGCTGACCGGGGCCACGTAGGTGTTCAGGCGCTTGCGCTCGGCCTCGCGAGCGGCACGCTCCTTGGCCTCGCGCTCCTTCTTGGCCTTGGCCTTCGCCTCGGCCTCGGCCTTGCGCTTCGCCTCTTCGGCCTTCTTCTTGGCGGCCTCTTCGGCCTTCTTGGCGGCTGCGGCGTCGTCGGCGGCCTGCTGCTGGGCAGCGGCCTGCGCGTCGATGCTCTGGGCGAGCGAGTCGCCCACGGAGATGGCCTGGGTGAGGCCGGTGTGCTCAAGGGCCGCAGCGTCGTCGGCGGCGAGCGCCGGAGCGGCCAGGCCTCCGATGACACCGGTGGTGGTGAGGGCTGCGACGCCCGCCACGTTCGCGGTCGTACGCGTGAGGCGGCTCGGGCGACGGTGCTTCCCGGTGGCACGGGTGAACGCCATGAAGCGGCTGATCCTTTCCTTCCTTCTCGCCTACCGGGTTAGCTGACGGGTTCGGAGCAGGAAGGTCTCCTACGAGTCCCTCACCTGACGGCAAGGTTCCCGATTCACCCCAAGGGGACATGTGGGTCCCCGGCTCCCCTGGCTCGCGCCGTACGGGGACTCGGCGATGACTGTCCGGTGCCGCGGGTGCGGCGTACTGCATGACGAACAGCCGGGATGACGCTAAGCGGGCCATCTTTCAAACGACAAACGGATCAGTGTTTTTGTAGCGCACGCCACAGGGCAGACACGTAACCTCCATAGCAATTCGGACATATGAGGACCCCAGTAGCCAATTCCCGCCACTGGGGTCCCGACATGTCCTGACTGCCACTCAGCCGGTGACCACACTCACTTCACCGATGCCGAGCGCCCTGACGGGCTCCTCGATCCGCGCGGCGTCACCGACGAGCACCGTCACCAGGCGGTCCACCGGGAAGGCGCTCACGACGGCAGCAGTGGCCTCCACGGTGCCGGTGGCGGCCAACTGGCGGTACAGCTGAGCCTGGAAGTCGTCCGGCAGGTGCTGCTCGACCTGGTCGGCGAGGGTGGCCGCGACGGACGCCGCCATCTCGTACTTGAGCGGGGCGACGCCCACCAGGTTCTGCACGGCGACGTCGCGCTCGGCGTCCGTGAGGC
This Streptomyces sp. NBC_01283 DNA region includes the following protein-coding sequences:
- a CDS encoding GNAT family N-acetyltransferase, translated to MQTPSDRHAYPSHWEADVVLRDGGTARIRPITAEDADRLVSFYEQVSDESKYYRFFAPYPRLSAKDVHRFTHHDQVDRVGLAATVGGEFIATVRFDRIDSRGMSASAPADEAEVAFLVQDAHQGRGVASTLLEHIAAVARERGIRRFAAEVLPANTKMIKVFTDAGYQQKRSFEDGVVRLEFDLEPTDRSLAVQRAREQRAEARSVQRLLTPKSVAVIGVGRTPGGVGRSVLRNLREAGFTGRLYAVNSAFEEGGEIDGVPAYRSVRDIEETVELAVVTVPAERVPQAVDECGERGVLGLVVISAGYAESGPEGRERQRELVRQARSYGTRILGPNAFGVINTSPEVRLNASLAPHPPERGRIGLFTQSGAIGIALLSGLHRRGAGLSTFVSAGNRADVSGNDVLQYWYEDPDTDVALMYLESIGNPRKFTRLARRAATAKPLVVVQGARHSGIAPTGHAVQATRLPHATVSALLRQAGVIRVDTVTEMVDAGLLLAGQPLPSGPRVAILGNSESLGLLTYDACVADGLRPLPPRDLTTAATPADFRAALAEALSDDACDSVIVTAIPWVGEDGATASPEGEVLATELRAAAAGCPAKPVAVVHVELGGLAEALAAATRTRPDAPVPAPGSGGFAEQSPPAERLPTAEADDRTVTTEDDRTVIPAYPAAERAVRALAEAVKYAQWRREAKEPGKVHEYEDIDESGTARRIDELLAEQDDPRGATLAQDDARELLGRYGIDVRDALPAPDPDAAVAAARALGYPVALKTTAPHLRHRADLGGVRLDLADEEQLRRAYVELTDTFGKPAELRPVVQAMAPRGVDTVVRAVIDPAAGAVLSFGLAGAASELLGDTGHRLVPVTERDAGSLVRSIRTAPLLFGWRGSAPVDTPALEELLQRVSRLVDDHPEVVAVSLEPVVVAQRGLSVLGASVRLAPPPARSDLGPRALPGY
- a CDS encoding HPr family phosphocarrier protein, which translates into the protein MAERRVNVGWAEGLHARPASIFVRAATAAGVPVTIAKADGNPVNAASMLAVLGLGAQGGEEIVLASDAEGADAALDRLAKLVADGLEELPETV
- a CDS encoding GntR family transcriptional regulator, which translates into the protein MRIPAHSVCTAIRDDIVSGVYERGGRLTEELLARRYGVSRVPVREALRTLEAEGFVVTRRHAGACVAEPTEEEAADLLEIRALLEPLGAARAAQRRTEAHLKVLRGLVRLGQERSRHGRSEDLRSLGGWFHETLAQAGGSPGLTALLTQLRHKIAWMYVVETSAAPAEAWAEHAAIVDAVARGDAERARALTAQHTERTTSAHRPRFVQGRGIPGVRGSQHPVNAVGLRH
- a CDS encoding M23 family metallopeptidase; the protein is MAFTRATGKHRRPSRLTRTTANVAGVAALTTTGVIGGLAAPALAADDAAALEHTGLTQAISVGDSLAQSIDAQAAAQQQAADDAAAAKKAEEAAKKKAEEAKRKAEAEAKAKAKKEREAKERAAREAERKRLNTYVAPVSGSYVSTGYQTGGAMWSSGSHTGIDFHAASGTSVHAVGSGTVVEAGWGGAYGNNVVIKMNDGTYTQYGHMSSLGVTVGQAVTPGQQIGLSGSTGNSSGPHLHFEARTGEEYGTDIDPISYLRSHGVNV